In Colletotrichum higginsianum IMI 349063 chromosome 1, whole genome shotgun sequence, the DNA window ATCCCTCTTCCCGATTACCAACGTACCGTCGAGCGTGTATGTGAGAAGCGGGGTCTACAGGATGCACGAAGGGTCGTACGAAAAGCACGTAGGTTCTTCGGCATGTGCTCTCCGAATTGGAGAGGGGGGCAGCAGAGAGGGAACTCGGGCCCAGAGATTGGACAGGCCACTTGAATTCTGCCGGGGGATGCCCGGGGTTGAAAAGATGCAGATCCGGCGGTTCGGGTCGAGTATTCTTCGGACGAGGACTGCTCCGTGTTGGGGCTGCGAAACGTCGACGAGAGTCGGTCTATCTGCTGTGTCACATACCATTGAgtcgaggggggggaaacctTAGGGCAAATGAGAACGGGACTAGGTAGCTATGTACATCGTCAAACACCACGGAGAATGGTTCTTGAAGCCCGTAAGTCATCGGACAAGGCATATGCGACTTCTGCATACGCCGGGCTTTCTTGTTGGGTCACATGTCGGTGTCTTGCAGTAAGAGGGGATTTCAttacatacctacctagcaAAAGAGAGCATCGCGGTCGTCTGGCATGAACCTGGATCGGACGCCAAAAGCTTTTTCCAAGGGCATGTCCCAGCTGCAGCGATTCTTATACATCAAGATGAGCGCCCGAGCAGCTGGCAGCCATGGCAGAACATGAATTCGACAATCGCATCGGTTGCGCGGGATCACACACGAGCTCAATGACTCGTAGACGTAAAACAGCCATGTCTCGAACGCTGGGCAACGTCGATCCGGACGGGGAACAGAGTTGGAGATGCCACGTTGGAGAGGACGAAGGAGGGAGGGCAATTGACGTAGGGGATCCCACCAGTTACGTAGCAGCGGGACGGTTTCCCCACTCAGGGATGAACGGCGGGGAAATATTGGCAGGCGTCGTTTGACTTGCGTTTATCTCGCACCACCTATGCGTGTGGTGTGTAAGTCGTGGGAGGGCTTTCGCCTTATTTGGCGGAATGAACGATATGGCGCGGGCAATGGCGCGGAAAAGTTGAGATACAAAAGACGGTTTAGTGGAATCCGAGTGTGATTGCACCGAGTGTACCCATACCAGTACAGTTGGTggcatgtgtgtgtgagtgtgtgtatAAAGTGTTGCATAGAGAGGCTATGTCATGAAAAACCAAAGTCCTGGACAAGGGCAGTAGACCGTATCGAGATGCGTGAGGAGTGAGGGCGCGACGCCGGCCAATGCCTATGGCGGTTGCTTGTGAGTGTGCACGGTTCGCACTGCATTGATGCGTATAAGCTGACATTTGGGGCAACtgaaggaaggggggaggttgtGAGCTGGGGCTGTCTCGAGACATTCCAGGCCTTGACAGTGTCTTCGTTCGCAGAATCCTTTGCGAGTGACGACAGTGTGAGTAGGATTGGGGGTCGTGGAGAGGACTGGCCAGAGCACCAGAGCAGCAGAGCAGCAGAGCCCCCTTCTTGGCCCGGCGAGGGAATCAACCCTTCTTGCAGGCGTGGCCGCAGAAGGTAAAGCGACAAGTGATACGATGCCCCCCGTGCGTGTTCATACCGCTGGCTGGCTGGATGGTGGCTAGAGGGTGTCGCATCGCAGCCAATGCTTCGTCGCAAacgctgatgatgatgttggtTCGTCGGCGGTCTTGACTCATCCTCCTTGTCAATCGAATCGTCCATCCAACCCACCCATGCCCCCCGCGGCTTGGACGCCCATGTCAATAGCGGGGGTCGACGGTTTCCCGAAGGGAATCCCTCAAGTCGGCGGTCTCGGAGGGAAGCTGGTGAGCACGCATCCCACATCCTCAAGCCTGGCCAGAGCCAATCGACGCCATCTCCCATGTGCCCGTTGTCAGCGTCTCGCACAGTTGAATGTTGCAAGAAACGGAACTGATGAATCCATGGTGGCCTGCGTCGCCCGTGTCTCTCAGCCGCCGTGGCAAGGTCTTGGATATTGACAAGGTGGTTGCGGCCAGAACCTCGCTCAAACCGGAAGGGCGCTGAACGCCGAACATTCCTGCAGAGGCCTTCCCAGTTGGTTCTAGAAGGTCGTCTGGAACAACACTCCCCTGCAAGCTGCAAGCTGGGCAAAGCCTTCCTACATGCATAGTAGGTATGTGTGTAGGTAGGCAGCCGAGCGGGGAAGAGACGTGATGGAGGCCTAGACTGTTCTAACCTCTTGAACGGTTCGGCTTCAAGCGCGACGTCGACAGTCTCGTTTGGAGAGCTGTATCCGTACGTGTGGAAAGAAATGCAGAGATTTCGAACATCAAACCATGGGTCATGACTGCCTAGGCACTTTACTGGTCCTTTGGCATGAGGCTTTCGCGAAAGGCCGGCGGGGCAGCGAGGGGTTCAAATGTTGGGTACTGCAGACACAGTAGAGGCAGGGGTTGTGGTGGTACTGGCGTGGGCTTTTGTTTGCACGGTATTGATTAGTGGAATGTAAGCCACCATCCAGAGCGCGATGGAAGTCTCAAAACCAAGCCCTAAAACGGCATTCCGGGCCAAATACGGATACAGTACTAGAATGCCCATACATCATCCATTCATTTTAGACTTCGTCTTACACAGACTGACGGCACCGGGCTGATAGCGCATACCTCGGAAGGCGATGGTGGCCTTTGACCGAGGTACCTGCTCTATTTTCCCTGCTCTACTTTCCCTGCCCTCTAGTGTAGAAGGAAAAGGAGTAGGAAAAAACGTAAACCGGAAATCTTGGGATGTACCTTCATTTTCTTTTGTGGGGGTTTCTTTGGCCGCCGACACTGGCCGATACACCACACTGACGGACCCGATAGCCGTCTTGGATTGAGAGTCGATAAACTCTGTAAATCCCTGGACGTGTTGGTCAACCTGAAGCTCCCTAGGTCGGGCTGTCTGGACTTCCAGTTTATTTTACCACCGCTCCCGTCAAGGCAACGTTATCCCCTATACCTACCAAACATTGTCATGGGGGGAACAACACATGAAGATCCCGGACGGGATCGAATAGGATTGAATGTCCATGTCAACCATTTGCCTCTTTTGGCACCCGCTGCCTCCAGAGGACAGGGGCTTGTTTTCCTGCCTCTTACCTCGCTCCGCTTCGTCGACCTACACACTCATTCATTGCCcactcctcttcctcctcataCCTACTACTCACGCGCATCtcacctcgccctcgccctgaCCAACCATTCAGGGCGTACTTCACAACTGCGCTACGCCGGTGTGCCTTGCCAACCAACACCTCATTTCAACTCGACTCAACTCACCGGCGATTCCTTTTCGACTGTGACGTCTTACGCTTGATCCCACTTTCACTCGACTGACCCACTCAAACCCGCTTTTTCCCAGGTTCCCAACAACGGAATCGGGCCCTACTCCTCATGAACCTTCCGTCTTTCGGTGCCACTTCACGATCCGCCCTCTGTAACAGCCGCATTCTCACTGGCCGGGGGTTCATCGACACATCACCGATTCCCTGCCATATGTTCGGGTCTTAGGCCAGTCCATTGTCATCGATTGGAGTGCTGCGCTGTCGCCCCCGCCCCACTCTGACAAGGCGCCAGACACACCCatatctacctacctacctacctacctacttacaGCAGGTacagtaggtaggtacctgctctgctggtgctggtgctggtaCTTTTACTCTTCCGCACGTCCCATAGGTACCCTACTTACCTGCCTTGGTATTCAAGGTTCCCATTTGCCTCCACTACTAGCCGGTTGCTGTGTGCAGGGAAAGTGGAAGGAAGAAGGGTGGGAAAAAAtcaaggagcagcaggccTTACCTGGACCTCACTCGCGCCTTCCCCTCTCTTCCGTCCTttcctcccttctcctctcaGGATCACCCTCCCCtacctccccctccgcccgcccgcctgcACCCACTCCCATGGACGCAACGCAATACAACACACCGTGGCCGACCTTCACTTCATCCCACTTTCAACTTCTCACCCCTCCcgaagggaaaaaaaaatcaAGTCTCCAATTCCACCTCCGAAAAACCACAACATCGCACcgcaaccgccgccgccgcttcctcTCACGCAAACCACCTCGCACCACACCGCAaactctctcactctcacatACGCACACCCACCCGCGCCAGGCTTCACGACATCTGCCGCTCAATTTCTCGCATCGACCAATCCTTCGGCGACGCTACGATATCTCGTCCTGTTTTGACGCCAATCAAGGATTCAGGCCTCTGCCTCGACTAGGCCTTCACCGTCCCACGATTGCAGCGGACAACCAGCAACCATGTCCGGCTCCGAGGGCGCACATGCAAACACTGGCGGCTTCGACCTGCTGAAGCGGGCGACACAAGCCATGATGATGTCAGGTTCTAGGTATGTGCATTTTCATGTTATGCATCTCAACAACCCTCCTACCCTGGATCCTTCTACACTCGACTTGCCTGAGTATCCATCCTCCTGGCAAAAGGTGCCTTTGTGTTTGTCTTGTTCATGTCTACCGTCCTCTATGCTGCCGCAACAGCCCCCCAAATTCCTCCCATCCGACAAACGGCACGTTTTTACTTTGGGAACATCTGTCCTGGCCAGTGGCCATGCCTTAACACTTGCTTGGTCAAAGCTGTGGCGCTAGTTCGCCTCCTCTGTCCGGCGGCCTGCCTGAGTTGCGACACCTTTCCCATCCGCTTGATATccgcctcgtcttcctctcccctccaaGCTGGGGTGGGGGCTTGGTTTGCCTGCCGCTCTGGCCTGGCCTGCCAATTGCGTGCCGCTTATCCAAGGCCGGGGCCGTGCAATCAAGGCCGTCATCTACACTACTTCATTCATTTGATTTGTggttcttttcttttctcttttctgcGTCCAAGTTTGGCCCTACATGTCAATGAACCTCTGGCCACTTGTAGTGAGTGGCCATTTGAAGGCTGTTGTCTCCCGCTCCAGAGTCCTGAACCTGACCTGGACCCTTGAACAAGCCTCTCGTCTTGAAGGTTGCCCCCTCCTTGCGGCATGTCTTCGCCGTACATACATGCTACTACCCAAATGCGTGGCGACGGAGGGTGGCGGGCGAACGAGGTGTGTTTCCTTGGACGTCCACCGTCGGTCGACTGGCTTGTTCCTGCACCTGGCGGGTTGAAGGAACATATTCCTCATTTGGCTAGTGCCAGAGGCATCAGACTGCCGTCAACGGCCCTTTCAGCCTACCGTCGAATCATCTCAGACGATCCCGGACGGCAGTCCGAGGCTGCAAGCAACTAAGCTCAGCCGGCCCCTACCACTGTTCTCTCCTTTCCTCGCTTCAACTCTCCGTCCTACTGCCTGCCATACTCTCGCCCCTCGAACTGGCACCACCAGGGCTTTATCTGCGCTGGTTCCCTGCCGCGCCCGCGCACCCGTCCTGCGACTGTCGGAGGGGCAGCACTTACACCTACTGGCCTGGGGCGTCCCAGGCAGCTGAGCGTTGCTCCGCAGTCCATGCCGTTGTGTGTGATGGACGACGCATCCAGTCCAGAGTCATACCCCCCCCTGCCGCGCTCGCTTGCACATGTAAATGCAAATCACTGCATGCCCCTCGTCCCATCCTATCCCATTCCATCCCTTACCCcatgcctacctacctgccttACCTGAACCCTTTGACGGCCACCATTGCGGCGGCAGCACTAAAGGATTAACAATAGAGGACCCGGGACGCGGGGGCCGCCTTTGCCAGTGCTAGCATAGGAGCCCAATGCTGCCGCGGGCGTCTCGTCAGTTGAAAGTTCCAGCAGCCGGAGCAATACCAAGTCATCTCGTCACTCTCGCTCTGGCCGGCGGCATCAAAGCCCTCTCTCCCTGTTCTGTTTTGTGCTGCCTCCTCTTGGTCCTACTGGCATTTCCCCCTCTTTGCCCCCTCACACGCGCCCAACATCGCCTGCCCCCGCCATCGCCTTAAGTGTAACTAAAGCGTCCCGATTAAGGCCTTGACTAGTGTTCGAGGATAGGACCTTTGGATAACGGGGCGTCTTCGGAACAAAACCAGCCCACCTTGCCCTCTTCCCTATTTGACGAGGCTTCTGCTTGGCCATCTGCATCATCCCCCTCCAAGTCGTACTACCCGGCTAGCTATCTATTGCGACGGGCATCCTTGCTTCCATCATAGCCAGAAAGGACGAAAAAAATTTCCCCGTTCTTTCCCGTCAGTCGTTGCAGGCGCGCGCATGGGCAACCTCCCTACTCCGCCTCTGCTCAattcctcatcctcttcctcgtcaagcGGCCGTGGGCTTGGCAGCCGTCATGAGCCAGTTTTCCTAATCTGATTCCACCTCCGCTTTTCGCTCTGCCGCTCAGCGTGTTCATCTCTCACCGTCTCTGTTGTCCAACCCGAGATTTTACCCCTCGCGCCTTTCCCGCCACAAACCCAAAGGATGAATCTTACCGTTAACCACCACAGCAGGACCCCCGCGGCCGCAGCTGACGAAGATGGCGCGGATCAGATCGGCTTTGATACGCCCCGCTCTGGTGTGGCAACCCCTCAACCCGACCTCCATGACAAACGCCTGCCGGGCATTATGAGCTACTTCGGCCAGGTTCGTACAGATTCTCCTCACAATTCTGTATCTGCCCCTGTCGCGTCGGATCGCAATCATCGAGGACAATCGCTTCCTGGTCCCGAAACGAAGCAAGTCGAGACGGACGGGAATGCTTCTCAGGTCAGCTCTACGGATGCTGTGCCCGGTGGCGATCCTGAACCAAAATCCCTATCACTTCCCCATCCTCCCAGAGAGCGGCCTTCGTCGCCCAACACCTCGCCCATGGCACTGGTTCAGACACACCAGTATCCGACCCCGCCAATATCAAGACGGTCGTCGGTGGGACTTCTCAAGAGGAGTCTGTCATTGCGGTATGGAGAGACACGGTCCGCTGCATCCTCATCGGCGAGACCGTTACTCCAACGAGGCGTGACGGACTACCCGAAGAAGTGCCACAGTCTCACTCTCATGTCCCAACCTTCGAGCATCGTCACAACGTCGGCGGTGCATGCGCATCACATTTCCAACCCCAGCCTCCCAAAGCCCATCACACCAAAAActcccacccacccccaCGTTGGTTCAGCGCAAAAAGCCACTTCCCTTCACAGCTCGTCGTCAGTTGATCAGCTCAAGAAGCTAACTCAAGTCGCGGCATTCAAGAGCGGGCCACCGACCCCCACCAGGGCGCTCTCGGCCGCGCAACCGTCTCAGTCTGAGGAGCGGTCGAGCTCCAAGAGAAGCAGCAATGAGACTGTGCCTCCCAGTGGCACCCAGACGCCGAGGAGCGGAACCACCGGTGCCCAGGTCCCTGCCGCCCGAGGCAAGCTCACGATCAAGATTGTCGAGGCTAAGGGCCTGAGACGGGCCAAGGATCCCTATGTCGTCGCTGTCTTCCAGAGGAGCGAGCTTATCTCGGGAGGTCCACGCTctgtcgaggaagaggaggacgtaaacctgccgccgccgtcctttGGAGGCATTCCGATCCAGAGGCAAGGGAGCGACTCAGGCCGACCGGCCATGTCCATCCCAATGCGCAGCCGTCAAAGCAGCAACACCAGCATCTCGGACTACAACACATTCCGCAACCGGTCACGGCGGTCCTTCACCAGCCCAAAGTGGGACGCCGAGGCAGAGTTGTAAGTTTGGTCCCACAGACCAGTCGTTGTGCCCCGGCTAACTCAAGAGCAGTGATGTTGTCGATTCGAATATGCTGGTCAACATTTCCGTCTACGATCACAGCGCGAACGGCGAGGAGTTTCTGGGCCATGTGGACTTGCAAGCGAACAGGGACTCGAACAATCCAGTCCGTGGCTGGTTCTCCCTCAAGGGCCATGCCGACACCGTGGCAGAGAACGCCCCAACGGGAGAGATATACGTCGAAGCCGTCTTTCAGCGCACCGAGCGGAAACACTTTGGCCCCGAAGACTTTCAGATTCTTAAGCTGATTGGCAAGGGTACTTTTGGCCAGGTTTACCAAGTTCGCAAGAAGGACACCGAACGCATTTACGCCATGAAGGTCCTATCCAAGAAGGTCATCGTCCAGAAGAAGGAAGTCGCCCACACCGTCGGTGAGCGTAACATTCTGGTCCGAACAGCAATGTCAGACTCGCCCTTTATCGTGGGTCTCAAGTTCTCCTTCCAGACACCCTCGGATCTGTACCTGGTTACCGACTACATGTCGGGTGGAGAGTTGTTCTGGCATCTACAGAAGGAAGGTCGGTTCGACGAGCGAAGAGCCAAGTTCTATATCGCAGAGCTTATCTTGGCCATCCAACACCTCCACAACAATGACATTGTGTATCGCGACCTGAAGCCCGAGAACATTTTGCTGGACGCCAACGGCCACATTGCTCTCTGTGACTTTGGTCTGTCCAAGGCCAACCTCACTAAAAACGACACAACCAATACCTTCTGCGGAACCACCGAGTACCTCGCCCCTGAAGTTCTCCTCGACGAGTCAGGATACACCAAGATGGTGGATTTCTGGTCACTGGGAGTTCTAGTTTTTGAGATGTGCTGCGGCTGGAGCCCCTTCTATGCAGAAGACACCCAACAAATGTACAAGAACATCGCCTTTGGCAAGGTCCGGTTTCCTCGGGATACCTTGTCTCAGGAGGGCCGCAACTTCGTCAAGGGTCTGCTCAACAGAAACCCCAAGCACAGACTGGGCGCAACCGACGATGCAGAGGAGCTGAAGCGTCATCCCTTCTTTGCTGACATTGACTGGGATCTTCTTGCAAAGAAGCTCATTACTCCTCCTTTCAAGCCGAAGTTGACATCAGCGACAGACGTGTCCTACTTCGACCCCGAATTCACCAACGCATTGGACAACAATGGCTCTCTCAACGAGCGCGCAGCAGCCTTGTCCAAGGGTTTTGCCACATCAACGCCACTTTCACCTTCTGTGCAGGCCAACTTCCAAGGCTTCACCTTTGTGGACGAGAGCGCCCTTGACGACCATATGCGAGATAAGAGCCGCTATGACGATGAGGAGATGCGTGATTCTCACCATCAAGACGACGACTGGGATGACCTTGAGGATGTAAACCACAAGAGCAACCGCATGAGTGGCATTGTGCGCACAACCACCAACGACGAGCAGATGATTGGTGGTGGACATTTTGACGTCTGACGAGCACATTCTGGTTCTTTCTTGGTCATCTTTTTTTTGGTTCTACCTTGAGAACATGAATGGTTCATCAGCCTCCCCATTTCCCCCTGCCTTCCATAAGAAGAACCAcggccaccaccatcacAAAGTCAAAAACGAACATTCATGGATTCAGTGCATAGGGGCGGTCAACTTTGCATGTGATCATTAGGGGTGTAATGGGTACATGGCGTTTGGGCTGAGAGCGATGAACATTCGGATCCTGGATCGGCCTTCAGAATGCTGCTTTTAGCTGATCGAAGCACTTACAgtcacacatacacacaacGTGCCACATGACAAGACTCTTGAATCTCTGTGGAACCTTCAACGCATTGGTGATACCAGTGTTGCGGTTGGCTTCACTTTCATGACGTCTTGATCCATGCATGCATGTTTCTACAGACTATTGTAGGATGTCGCATTCTGGCCAGTGGAGTGAGGAAGTGACTTCAGGGTACCTACCGACACATTAAATATGGATTTGTTGGAGAAGGAATGGCTTTACACCTCTGTTGGTAGTATCGACGTCTGACGTGGGCTTTTCTCCCCACAAAACGCATCTGCGGCTTCTATGTTGCAGCCACACAACTTAAGTAAGGGAGGAGCGGGTGGTACATCGGCTGGCTGGCGAGCTTTGGTGTGGAATGTTACACATCCAAGCCGTTCGTATGGCAGCCAACTTTGAAGGAGAGAATGGCAAACGGCTTGTGAGGAGGCCGCCTGTAATAACGCTTAATCAGATAGCCATGAGACGAATCAGTCTTTTCTTCATTCTGTGTGCCATAGTGTTGACGTCTGCCTCTGTGTAAGGAAAGAGACGTAGAGAGTTATGTTGTTTTGATGCAGGTTCTTCTTACTTTATGGCTCCTTACATCCCTCGGGCCACGTACAATGTCGACAACGGCTACAATGTAAATTATGAAGGTCACGGGACCTCGTGGGTGGGCAGGAGCTGGACCGAATGCCATGCGTGGGGACTCATGACACTGAGGCTGGATCCTGAGCCCGGTCAATTGGCCGCAGTCGAGCTAGTTGAAGTTTTGCATGGAAGAGAACAGGTGGGGGGAAGTGTGTCTGTCCGCGGTGGGGACCGTTCTTTCAACCAGAAGATGGGGACGACGGTGCATGAACATTCATACcatgttttttttttgttgttggGTATTTTTTGGTCGTGTCATCCTTGTTGTTGCCCAGAGACGAAGGCGGATGCATTGAGAACACACAACTACCGAGCGAAGAAGGCGTGGGATGATGACTCTTCAACCCCCCCACCGTGCCGCTGTTCGAGATACGGGGGGGAAGGACGCCCCGAAAATGGACCAAATTTTCGTCCCTAGAAGCTTTCTCCAATTCGCAAGTGCTCgccttctctctctctctctctcgcggAAGGTCTGGTTTTCTACGTCGTGGAGGTTTGCATCTTGGCTGGCTTCCGGAAGATTCCGGGGGTCCACATGTCCGTATCTAGTTCGATGGCCATGTAGGCAGCCTGGCTACATTCAAGTCAAGTATCTCGGAAGGACACAAGGTCTAGGGTCAAGCACGATGCAGTCAGTAGGCGTCTGGCAGCGAAGACCGAAGAAGCGGTCTCGATCGTCGATGCTAGAATGGCGCGCCATTCTTACGAGCACCATTGATCAGGGGTGCTAACCACATAATGGGCATGGCGATATCGTAAGTGCATGCAAATAGCATTCCTAGCCAGCGAGGTTCAGTTGGACAATATACACGGGATTACCACCTCCCAGCACACCTTCTTTCCTCTCGTAATTCGGCTCTCCTGAcctttctctcccctctctcttcctctccatcAAACGCACTTCCACTCCATCGGTCCGTCGGGGGGGCAAGCGGCAGGGTTTACAGGATCCCAAGAACGCGAAGGTTGAAAAGGCACTTTTCCCCAGTCGCTTCACAGGATAGGGTTTGTTTCGATCGGTTGTTTTAGACGGGGGGTGAACAATGCGGTGTTCGTAAAAAACTTGTTCGATATGGGACCCGAGGGCAAATGCCCGAGTTTAGTGGTGaggctcctcctcgtcctcctcgatcATGAGCCAGTCGTGCTTGACGggctcgccgttggcggcgacggcggaggcgTCCTGGCCctcaacctcgacggccatgcTCTCGTACTCTTTCaggctggcggcgaggtcggtcTCCTCGGGGGACTTGGGAGCCTGGGGGATGGAGAAGGTCTGGACCTGGCCCTGAGCGTCAGAGTCCTTGACGGGGGTGGGCTTGTAggccttgagctccttgaggTAGAGCTCCTGAACGAAGTCGGCTGTTTCGGAGGGTTGAGTTAGTAAATCTGGTGTTCGGAACAACATTCGGCGGTAGCGACGACAGTATACGATGTTCAGCGGATGGGGTGGCAGGGGAGGCAGGCAACAGCGATGGGGTTTTGACATGGAAATGAGGCGAACGATGACCGGGCGTTGAATTGGCGATGGGAAGACAATGCTCAGACGATGAGTTTGTTGATGCGAAGTGTCGATGGTCGATGCTGTCACCCGAGGTCGAAGCGCAATTCTAGGCCAGCTTCGGAGCTTGACCTCCCTTGGCCGCACCGGCAATCCGAACCACCACCactttctcctcctcctccgggACAATTGTAAATCGACGATTGGGAGAATGAGAGAATGACGAACCTCTTCGCGAGACCGTGGGGGCGATGAATCCCCTCATCTGGACGGCGCTGGGCCTCGCCAGCCGAGAGACAGCCGAAGCGGCGCGCTATTTGCATAGTCAGTTTTTTCCCCGTCTGCCTCGCTTCTCCGATCGACCGCCGCGTCGGCacaccgacggcggcgacaacatAAATTGCATCACGAAAAACAGTGAGGGAACGTACAGTGGCGCGGGACAATTGGACGAGCATCTTGCTATGTGGACGGTGGCAGGCTCAattgggaggggggggaggacaccgggggggttgcagaGGGCGGAACGACGGGTGGTTGAGGGTTTTGTACGGGATGGAGAGCAAGCAACAGTAAAAAGCTGGATTGAGCCGGTTCGGTTCTGGTTGGACGCCAATGATCCAACCGCTGCGGGTTTTTGTTTCTGCCTCAGGCGTAAGGCCACAGTTAACTCGAGGCCGAACTGCAGGGGGGATTCGccctttccttctctctGTCTTGCTCCACTCTCCCACGCTTTCCCTTCCGTTGATGGGTGGGTTGGGGAAACAGTAACCGGGCAGCAGCTAATGCGCTAGGGAATGAGCGGCGGACTGACATCACGTGAGGACCGACTCTTTTCTTGGGACCGGCTAGTAAGCAAACGGCTTGCGGTTGCGGGGTGCGGCGGCAATTCGTGCAGCATTTGGGACCATGGGCAAAGTCGCCCGAACTACGACATCATAGGGGACTCAGCAGGCAC includes these proteins:
- a CDS encoding Serine threonine-protein kinase sck1 — translated: MNLTVNHHSRTPAAAADEDGADQIGFDTPRSGVATPQPDLHDKRLPGIMSYFGQVRTDSPHNSVSAPVASDRNHRGQSLPGPETKQVETDGNASQVSSTDAVPGGDPEPKSLSLPHPPRERPSSPNTSPMALVQTHQYPTPPISRRSSVGLLKRSLSLRYGETRSAASSSARPLLQRGVTDYPKKCHSLTLMSQPSSIVTTSAVHAHHISNPSLPKPITPKTPTHPHVGSAQKATSLHSSSSVDQLKKLTQVAAFKSGPPTPTRALSAAQPSQSEERSSSKRSSNETVPPSGTQTPRSGTTGAQVPAARGKLTIKIVEAKGLRRAKDPYVVAVFQRSELISGGPRSVEEEEDVNLPPPSFGGIPIQRQGSDSGRPAMSIPMRSRQSSNTSISDYNTFRNRSRRSFTSPKWDAEAEFDVVDSNMLVNISVYDHSANGEEFLGHVDLQANRDSNNPVRGWFSLKGHADTVAENAPTGEIYVEAVFQRTERKHFGPEDFQILKLIGKGTFGQVYQVRKKDTERIYAMKVLSKKVIVQKKEVAHTVGERNILVRTAMSDSPFIVGLKFSFQTPSDLYLVTDYMSGGELFWHLQKEGRFDERRAKFYIAELILAIQHLHNNDIVYRDLKPENILLDANGHIALCDFGLSKANLTKNDTTNTFCGTTEYLAPEVLLDESGYTKMVDFWSLGVLVFEMCCGWSPFYAEDTQQMYKNIAFGKVRFPRDTLSQEGRNFVKGLLNRNPKHRLGATDDAEELKRHPFFADIDWDLLAKKLITPPFKPKLTSATDVSYFDPEFTNALDNNGSLNERAAALSKGFATSTPLSPSVQANFQGFTFVDESALDDHMRDKSRYDDEEMRDSHHQDDDWDDLEDVNHKSNRMSGIVRTTTNDEQMIGGGHFDV
- a CDS encoding ATP synthase complex subunit H; translated protein: MLVQLSRATRAASAVSRLARPSAVQMRGFIAPTVSRRADFVQELYLKELKAYKPTPVKDSDAQGQVQTFSIPQAPKSPEETDLAASLKEYESMAVEVEGQDASAVAANGEPVKHDWLMIEEDEEEPHH